The following nucleotide sequence is from Zea mays cultivar B73 chromosome 1, Zm-B73-REFERENCE-NAM-5.0, whole genome shotgun sequence.
TGGAGGTCGTGTACacatagaaaatgcttttcagtTCAACTTTCTAAAGCGAGACGGTGATGTTGAAACTAAAACAGATGAGTTATATCCAAGTAAAGACATGGCACAAATATCTAGCGCTGAAAGAAGAGTTTTACTTTATCTAGACCATGACATGGTAAATACGAGATTGCAATCTACACGGTTAGTGTTTACATGTATTATTATGCAATATTTATAATTGACTTGTAGGTGTTTATTCCAATAAATATTCGAGAAATGCACTGGTATCTTGCTGTGATCAATGcaagaaatatggagatacaagTGCTCGACTCACTTGGTACATCATCCGGTCGCAATGACCTCATTGCCACTGTGAGTTTATACAAACTCAACAATTACGAATCCCTTATTAACTTAAACTCTCAACTTCTAATTCTATGTttttataataataataaagataaaaggaCTCCAAAGACAAATTGATATGGTATCTCAGCGTAAGGAGTTAACAGATCATAGGTGGCCAGACCTCCGAGTTGCTTCTTGGCCACTTAAAGAAATAGAAATGGAATATGCAAAGCAAACAGATAGGTACACCATATATTCTTATGTGTTGCTATTAATATTCATTGCTGTTAATCTTGACATTTTATCATCTGGTTGATGTAGCTCCTCGTGTGGCCTCTTTCTACTAAACTATATCGAGTACTGGACAGGGGATGAACTATCTGATAATTTTACCCAGGTATATTATTACTACTATGACATTACATGTGGCTATAACATGAATATCTGTTTGCTGTCTTCTGTTATTATTATGTCAATCCAATTGATACATATAATTGCTAAATAAATTGTTTCTTATTTGCAGGACGACATGTCACACTTTAGGAAAAAAttggctgctatattactatccTCAGATATAAACAAGAGAAAGGGGTGTCCGTTATACAAGTATGACAAAGAAGTCGATGCTGGATGCTCCTCTGATGTTCAGATATTAGATAGTCCCACAAatcctaagaagaggaaactacctTGTGTATCTGAAGAAAACAAAGTATTGATGGAAGATGGTGATGGCCCCATCACTCAAGCAGACTTAGAAAGGTGGTTTGTTCATGATTGGGATAAAAGAACTCCTATAAAAATCCCGACCGATGAGTGCACTAATGAGTTTTTACTGAGTGGCCTTTCCACAAAGGATATGCCAGTGACCAAAGCCGATTTAATAGATGTTCTATGTGATTACATCATGACAATCCAAGATGATACGACATTAGAGTAAGTGCTCATTGTTTTATCTATTTTATATGTACCAACTACGTAAAGTTTTGATATATACTTTTGTCATGTTGCATTACAGGATGACATGGGTGCGAAGTTTCAACccttttaagatagaaatatctgTCAAAGACCTGCAAAACGTATTAAGGGTAAATCTAGATATGACTCTAAAATGTTTTGACATGGCTGTTCGATTGTTGGCCATTAAAGAGTCACATATGTCGAAAGATGAAATGATAAAGGATAAAAAACATTATATGGACATGCGCTTCTGGGTAAGTTTGTTTCCAATCAATAATGTAGTAATATATTGTATCTATACATATAATCCTAatgtggacatgtatatatatttatctagagaatggttggttttggtaaacttgcaaagtaccatcaggatcctaCAACAGAAGAGTTAGCCAAAACACTCGACTGTTGGCCTTCATTGAACTATTATATCACTGGTTGTAaatatgtaagtatgtgttcatttcgaatgtatttataaaAGGCACTTCGTTGCAATCCTAATGACTGGTATTTTGTaggttcttatgccatggaaATTCAACGGATGCTACGCACTTTTCATAATCGATCATGGTAAAAAGCACGTAACTTTTATGGACTTTACACCCACTGAAGATTGGTGTAAAcacatgccatacaagaggttTGCAGAAGCAATTATCATGGCCTCTAAGAAATATAAGATTGCCTACAATAAGAAACGTTCTGGATGGGCACATGATAtttttaagtgggaacatacaattcgGTCTGGTCTTCCATTGGACTTAAAAGGGTATTTTCTTAATACCATATTCTCAACAGTTTAAATTTTTTCTATGATAACCATTGTATATAATATAGTTGGCCAAACATTATTCTGTAGGGTTAATACAAGCTACTTCGTTCTACAAGCTATGGTCATGTGGGGGAGTGGTAGACGAATGGAATTTAATAGGGTGAGTGGAGTACGTTTGGTTCATGTTTAAACATACATTTCAGTTACATAATATAAATTTGACGTAttgttctcttatgtctttgtgTGTAGGATACAAAGATTCTTCGAAGGAACTTTGTAATTGATCTATTAAGTTACGAGGAGAATTCATGCCGCTATGCTATCCCTCCAAACATACAACAACGACTTATCAGTATCGCTAAAAAAGATTAGATTAATGTACGGTTGTCGACATATTTGACTATTATTAGAAATTGTAAGACAAGTTGATTCCTGCAATACCGATGGTGCATCAACAATATGCGTGTAGAACTACATATTTTCcatgtcttctttttctcgtgtaTTATTTTTCAAGTCCGAAGAACATCTGCCATGATATACACTTTCTTGTGCAGACCACTTTTTTGTGTGCTTGCAATTGCAACTATATTGCCTTTTCGTCCTGTGGAGAGGTTAGTCCACCTAATGTTTTCAGGTCCCAGTGAATGCACAGGCAGTGGCTTTGTTTTCTTTCCTAAACATTATAACACATTTGTAACCTTTTTCTATAATATTATAACACATTTGTACATGAGTTATTGTGATATTTTatcttcccgttgcaacgcacgggcatccacCTAGTAAGAAAATAGGAAGGCAACGCGGATCAGGGATCACGCTCAACACGTGGCGGCAGCGAAGAGAACGGTGCGACcatttctcttctcttctcttccctGGACTTGTCTCTCTCTTTATTCCTCCCTCACTTCCGGCCTTCCCCTTTTCCTCCGGTCGACGCGAGGGAGCGGGAGGTTGGCCTCTAGGCAGGGTGGCGGGCGAAGATGTTGGACATACAGAAGCGGCGCGTGCGGCTGCTGCTCTTCATCACGGCCGTCCTCGCGCTCAGCATCACCGGTTAGTTTTCCGGTGGCAGAATCCTTTCCTTCCTGTGCAATTTCACGTGTTAGTTTCCGACGGAGATCTGTAGGTACTGTTTTTTCCAGCCTCTACTGTTGGGGAATGATTTTTTTCTTTGTGAAACGCAAATTTGACTGGTCCTTGTTGTGAGTAGTGATGCGTTTAAGCTAAACCTAGGGATAATTTCTTCTGCCAGAGTTTGACTGGTTTAGATTGATCATATCGATGGTGGGACTTAGATTCCCTTTTGCTAAGTTTTTCGCTGCCGTACTTGTAATTGTGGGGCTGCTATTCTGCAAAGAAGTCCTGTGTAGAGTTGTTCAGAAAGGCATAAATTTGTCAGAAAGATCTGACTATGTTTGCTCATAATACATTTTTGCTGCAATTTATCAGAATTACTTAAATTCGGAAGCTTACTAGTTACTACAAGTGTCAACAGCTCAGTGTCGGTTTGAATATCTGTTAGCATTGGCTAGTGTGCGCTAATAAGATGGCAAACACAAGGTATCTGCCTAGTAATACAAGCAGTTGGTCACCTCATCCAGGTAGTAGCAATGCAAGCAATTACTCAAAAGGCCTCATGCAAGTCCCAGGCCTTAGGTTTGAACTCGCCGTGGGAGCGAAGGCTAGAATTGGGGTTAAAAAGGGCAGCGGTGCCACTGTTTATGGATAGGGCAGGGATTCAAGGAATTTTTTCCTGGCCTACATAAGAAGTCTAACTTCTATCTTATCTTAAGCAGAATGGCCGGGGGCTGTCTTACCCTTGTTGGTCGAGTTTTTTTACAGGATTTTCTTTGGTGATGTTCCATCCTGTGCAGGAGCACAGCTTCAAATGCTTTTGTCATAGGCTAAGAATCAGTTGGGAAAATAGCTGTGCTCAGGTTTTGGGCTTCTCCAGAGACTAAGCTATTTTCAGCCGCAACAAAAGTTCAGAGGACCATTTCATTGCTGTATTCAGTTGCTCTAAACAGCAAATTTAATAGATGGATTTGAGACCTCAGGACTACAGCAGATCTGAGACATATCACCTCTATAAGTTTATAGCAACAGATGATATAATTTTTATATGTCTAGGATAAATATAAAATCAGAAAACAACAAGAACTATGAAAGTGCAGAAGTTGTAGGCTGTAGCTATAGGAGAAAGTATGAAACACCCCACTAGCTTTGCTATTGATTATTCTTCAGGACTAGGGCCAACTGCCGCCTGTTCAAATAGGGGTTCCATACCGAAATAACTAGGCGGCTTATAAGTTCTGTAGAAAACCAGTTTTACAAGTTTTCCTAATATCAGCTTCTTACTCAGCATTGTGCACTTTACATTGACTAGCCTTAAGTATGGATTCACAAGCAAACATTTCGTATGCATATGCGAAACAACACAACCAGAAGTCTTAGTATTTGTGGTAGCATAGGTACACTTCACTGAAGAACTAGGAGTGAGTGACAATGCATTGTGTTTCAACTGGGTCAGCAATGACTGATAATTTGCTAGATTGTAAATTTTGTTGGATATTTTCTCTCTCGAATGCGCAGGATTGTTGGATATGACAAATGGTTAATTGCACAAGTTTACCAATTTGCTTTTATGTGGTCTCAAGTTTTAACAAGTGGGTCTATTTAAAGGGGTACCCTAATCAAAGACAACTCTTGCTTAGTAGCCACCGTTGAATATAAAAGATTGATAATTCAAATATTCAATATTGAAAGCCATTATTGATTGATATTGGTTCCTTTTTCAGTCCCCAAATTAACTGCTTCTAGATATCCATGATTTCAGATTAAAGCAAACCTTATTATATCCTTGGAATGACCCCCATTTGCTTCTACTTTACAGCTGAGAAGTTCAGGGAACTTGTTGGAAAGGAGGCTGCATCAAAGAGTGGTCAATTCACATTCATGAACTGCTTTGACATGGGCTCTGGCAGCCTTGCGTGCACTGCAAAGGAGGGTGTCAAGTTGTACGTCAACAACATCCGAAGTGCACACTTGGAAATGGTGCGGCAACGAGCCATGGAGAAAGCTTTAGCTGATGCTGTGACGGAAGGCCTAACACCTAGTGAAGCAGCCAAACAAGCTCAGAAGATTAGTGCAAAAGCGACTAAACTTGCTGCTCGTCAAGCCAAAAGGATATTGGGACCAATAATTTCTTGTGGTTGGGACTTCTTCGAAGCAATGTACTTTGGTGGAAGCATGACGGAAGGTTTTCTCCGGGGCACTGGCACCTTGTTTGGAACTTATATGGGTGGTTTCCATGGTGAGGAGCGCTTTGGGAAGCTGGGATATCTTGCAGGAAGCCATCTAGGAAGCTGGGGTGGAGGAAGAATTGGATTGATGATTTATGATATCATAAGCGGCCTGAAATTTATGTTCCAGTCTATCCAACCTGAGTATGAATCATCTTCATATGCTGAAGATGGTCCAGAATACGCAGAAAGTTACACAAACCAAGAGGACTCAACATACTATGAAACATCAGAGGAAAAGCAGGAAGAATCAAAATGGTTTGGTTTGTTCTGAAACTGCGAACCGAATTGTTCTGTCTTGTACTTAGGGGCGAAGCTAGGTAGTAGCTGGAGTGTTGCACCCCCTGAAAATGTGAAAACAGTGCTTTCCACTGAAATTTCACCATATATGTATCCACAAGGCAAGTGTACTCACTAATTTGCTCTAGCTTCGCCACAGTTATACTGGAGCAGGGGAACAGTTAGCTGTTTTATTATACCTTTCTGAATGTTTAGCTTCATTTTGTATGCTTACATAGGTTAGGTATGATTCTTCTCTGTAATTCTTGTTTTGGCTACTGTGTACATAAAACATATGGATCAACTCTGGAGATTGGGCAGGCAGAATGCACCATAAATAACAGCAACAGTGAACACTTACGGAAAGTTATGACGAGTATCTTGTTTAAAAAATGCTGGGGAGGCGGTCTCTAATGTTTGATTCGTTCTTTGTCTGCCAATAGTTTTTTTGACAACTTGATGCTACGTATATTGTATCGTATATGCAACTTGACATATGGTCAGCTTTTCGGTTACTGAAGACTGTTCTGAAGGGTATGTTAACTGAAGTTCTTGGCTTGTGCAAATTTTGCCCCCATAAGGTGCAATTTGTACCTGATACATTGATCAAATTTGAAAGATTTCATGTACCCGTGGCCCTGAAATCTTCACGTCGCTGGGAGCATGAACGGGCACTTGGGATTTTGCAGGACGAGAATAAACCGGTGAATGACCAACCGATCATTCGGTCGCTGCTCATACCGGTGCTCGGCACATCCTTTGCCAGTAAAGGCATCGCACTACCTGGGAGGCTGGGAGAAACGGGGTGCCCGCTCTGCCGCTCATTCATAAAGGCACAGACCATAGATGATGATGACTCAGGACAGTGCCAAAGGTACCAAAGTAAAAGGTACCTGGAACTACGAgagagaaaacaaaaaacatgtgttCAGATGATAATTGACCTTAATATAAGAAGCGCAGAAAATAGACATATTTCAAAACGGGTACCTTTTTTGTGGTGCTTAACAAGACACCATATTGAAATGCAAGATTTACATGACACGTATGATATTTTTTTTATGCAAGTCACATATTTTCTTGCTGCAGAAATATCTTCCTGCCTCTCTTCACTGCCTGAACGCAAAGCAGCATCAGCAAGTCTAAAAGCTAATCCCCTACGCTATCTGTATATACAAGACGGAAGCGCGACCCCGAAAAAAAAATGTCCTCCATCTCCATCCTGCACAGATCCTGCCTCCGCCTAGGTCTGCTGCCGTTCTCACCACTGCGTGCTCGCGCCACCACTCTACGCCTTCCCCTTCCTCTTCCTCAGCCGCGGCGGCATCTCCACCTGCCCCGCCGGAGCGCCATGAGCTCTGCCGCGTCCAGGCTGTCGCACATCGCGGCTGCCACCGGCggcgggggcggcgcggccggggaGTCGAATGAGTCGCCGCCGGCCGCATCCGCCGCGACCCAGGAAGACGATGGTACGTCACGCTACCTCGGAGCGATCGTTGCGTTGAGCTGTTGATCGCAACGTGGCGTATCTGTGGGTTTTAGTGGATTGGTGGGTGGGTCGATGGTGGCGAGATTGGAGCTCTGGTTGACTTTATGCTCCGTGATTGGTCGATTTGGTAGACTAAggaggtgtttgaatgcactagagctaatagttagtagcTAAAATTAGCCGGAGAGATCCAAACGCCCTAGCTAGTGCATTCAAAGTTCAAACACCCTCTAATGCATCTTACTGGTGAAGACCATGCACAAGTCGCTTTGTTTATCTTTTTACCACTAACCTAAGCTTGTGGTTTATGGTTAAGTTGTGTATGAAGCTTAACTTACTTTGCTTGGTCTCTATGCGGAGGGATCATATCTTTAGTTGCCAAGGTAAGGATGTGACTGGTTCTGTCTATTTCTAAACTGCAGCTGGCCTTAAGTCTTGTTTTACGGTTCTATCCTATAATTATTTTGTGAACCGAGTAACGTTCTAAGAATAGTGAACTTAACGGCTTAACCTGGGAGTGTCTTAACTAATTTTGGACGCTGATGTTTTTAATTGATAGAAACAATATTAGCTCTAACACAGTGGGGAGTTGAATGAAGCCACTTTTGGATCAGGGCCAGTGTGACAAATAACTGAAGTATTGTGTTGCTCATCATGAGAGCAAATAGTCTACTAGATTTTTCTCTCTCGAATGTGCAGTGCAGGTGAGCTGAATCATTGCATTAGAAAGAAGAGTACTTAAAAGCACACACCCAGCCACTGACACCATCAAGGCATCAACTTACACCACTGTCTCATGTCTATTTCCATGCACACCACAAAGAAAAACCAAAACGACAAACACTTATAATCCAATGGTCAGATGATGACCCAAAGCTGGATCTCATCTCTAGTGAGCTGCATGACCCACTTGATGCCAGGCAGGATGATGAGATACCATTAAAACACAATTATTTCGATGTTTTCCAAATTATTATCCAAGCACCAAGAGTGATCAAAGAATTTAGTCCAGCCTCCATAGAGCTCGTCACCATGTTAATCGTCTTGAGTCACCAATCGTCAAATTGTATAGTGGGCGGATCACTGGAAAATCTGGGAGGCCAAAATGTATAAGTAGCAATGGACATTGAGAAGATGCAAGAGGCCAAGATGCGGTGGATCATCTCACTTTTCTGATCACATAGCAGACAGCACTCCAGATGTGCCAACTCCTGTAGAGCTAAGCGATCTGCTGTACAGAATTGTTATGGGCTACTATTAACCAATGGAAGAACTGGCATTTCTTGGGGGTCCATGAATTCCATATCAATTTCCATGGCTCAAAGGGGATGTATCCTATGTAGGAATCCATGAAGTTGACTATGGGGGTGGTTACTGGTCACACCGCAGGTGAGGCGCAGAAATTAGCCGCCACAATCTGTGGCGAGAATAATACCCATTTGAAATGCAGTTTTTTGTGGTGGCCAATGATCAGTTGTCAATCAAACTTCTACGTGATTTTTTTGTGGCTCTCCACAACTGTGGCATGACTTTTGGTGGCTGGGAACCAAACTACCTCTTTGTCTAAAACTGTACATTCCCATAGCAATTTCTAATGGTGCTCATCCTGTACACCATGTTGTATCTCCACCTCAGCTGCTAGGTTCCATTGTTA
It contains:
- the LOC100275347 gene encoding uncharacterized protein LOC100275347 codes for the protein MLDIQKRRVRLLLFITAVLALSITAEKFRELVGKEAASKSGQFTFMNCFDMGSGSLACTAKEGVKLYVNNIRSAHLEMVRQRAMEKALADAVTEGLTPSEAAKQAQKISAKATKLAARQAKRILGPIISCGWDFFEAMYFGGSMTEGFLRGTGTLFGTYMGGFHGEERFGKLGYLAGSHLGSWGGGRIGLMIYDIISGLKFMFQSIQPEYESSSYAEDGPEYAESYTNQEDSTYYETSEEKQEESKWFGLF